In Micromonospora purpureochromogenes, a single window of DNA contains:
- the rfaE2 gene encoding D-glycero-beta-D-manno-heptose 1-phosphate adenylyltransferase — protein MSRPLVVVGDALLDRDVEGAVNRVCPDAPVPVLDERVSTDRPGGAGLAALLAAAQGTEVALVTALADDAAGARIAELLITAGVRLYPLRLPGATPEKIRLRAGGQTLLRLDRGGEPRPPGEPPEAALEVLASAGAILVSDYGRGLVRQPALRAALADASAPVVWDPHPRGPVAVPGARLTTPNLAELRQLTGDAGAGSALSTATRAGHELRRRWRVGAVAVTMGADGAVLCHSGSTPLVVPPPSDVERAEDTCGAGDRFAATAATALAAGAVTSEAVQEAVAAASAYVAAGGAAGLARREPQPAASRRPASATEELVARVRADGGTVVATGGCFDILHAGHVATLQAARRLGDCLVVCLNSDRSVRALKGPDRPVNPEADRARLLAALDCVDAVVVFDEPTPATALARLRPDVWVKGGDYAGDGAPELPEAELVRGWGGRVVTVPYLAGRSTTATISAARSRGARLVKGAR, from the coding sequence GTGAGCCGGCCGCTGGTGGTCGTCGGTGACGCCCTGCTCGACCGGGACGTCGAGGGCGCGGTCAACCGGGTCTGCCCGGACGCGCCCGTGCCGGTGCTCGACGAGCGGGTCAGCACCGACCGGCCCGGCGGCGCCGGGCTCGCCGCGCTGCTCGCCGCCGCCCAGGGCACCGAGGTGGCGCTGGTGACCGCGCTCGCCGACGACGCGGCCGGAGCCCGCATCGCGGAACTGCTCATCACCGCCGGGGTACGCCTGTACCCGCTGCGGCTGCCCGGAGCGACGCCGGAGAAGATCCGGCTCCGGGCGGGCGGGCAAACCCTGCTGCGACTCGACCGCGGCGGTGAGCCACGGCCCCCCGGCGAGCCGCCCGAGGCCGCGCTGGAGGTGCTCGCCTCGGCCGGCGCCATCCTGGTCAGCGACTACGGCCGGGGCCTGGTCCGGCAGCCCGCGCTGCGGGCCGCGCTCGCCGACGCGAGCGCCCCGGTGGTCTGGGACCCGCACCCCCGAGGGCCGGTCGCGGTGCCGGGCGCCCGGCTGACCACCCCCAACCTCGCCGAGCTGCGACAGCTCACCGGCGATGCCGGCGCGGGGTCGGCGCTGTCCACCGCCACCCGCGCCGGGCACGAGCTGCGCCGGCGCTGGCGGGTCGGCGCGGTGGCGGTGACGATGGGCGCCGACGGCGCGGTGCTCTGCCACTCCGGCAGCACCCCGCTGGTGGTGCCGCCGCCGTCCGACGTGGAACGCGCCGAGGACACCTGCGGCGCCGGGGACCGCTTCGCCGCCACCGCCGCCACCGCGCTGGCCGCCGGGGCGGTCACCTCCGAGGCGGTGCAGGAGGCGGTCGCCGCCGCGTCCGCGTACGTCGCCGCCGGCGGGGCGGCCGGGCTGGCCCGCCGGGAGCCCCAGCCGGCCGCGTCGCGCCGCCCGGCGTCCGCCACCGAGGAGCTGGTGGCCCGGGTACGCGCCGACGGCGGCACCGTGGTGGCCACCGGCGGCTGCTTCGACATCCTGCACGCCGGGCACGTCGCCACTCTCCAGGCGGCCCGCCGGTTGGGTGACTGCCTGGTCGTCTGCCTCAACTCCGACCGCAGCGTCCGCGCCCTCAAGGGCCCGGACCGCCCGGTCAACCCGGAGGCCGACCGGGCCCGGCTGCTGGCCGCGCTGGACTGCGTCGACGCCGTCGTGGTGTTCGACGAGCCCACCCCGGCCACCGCGCTGGCCCGGCTGCGCCCCGACGTCTGGGTCAAGGGCGGCGACTACGCCGGCGACGGCGCCCCCGAACTGCCCGAGGCCGAGCTGGTACGCGGCTGGGGCGGCCGGGTGGTGACCGTGCCCTACCTGGCGGGCCGGTCCACCACCGCGACGATCAGCGCCGCGCGCTCGCGCGGCGCCCGACTGGTCAAGGGAGCGAGATGA
- a CDS encoding SDR family oxidoreductase: protein MSRDLNGSAVLVTGGSSGLGAAVVTAVTKAGGRPYVLDRQPPADGVPWVECDLGNTRAAEEATRRVAEQAGGLTGLVTAAGMDVPGKLADIDGATWDRIVGINLLGTAAVVRAALPHLERAHGTVVTVASTLGIKAVSDATAYCAAKFGVVGFTRALAAELAGRVGVTLLIPGGMRTAFFDDRDEQYKPGPDAILNDPADTAAAVMFALSQPPGCAVRELVVCAEQESSYP from the coding sequence ATGAGCAGGGATCTGAACGGATCGGCGGTGCTGGTCACCGGCGGGTCGAGCGGCCTCGGCGCGGCGGTGGTGACCGCCGTGACGAAGGCCGGCGGGCGGCCGTACGTGCTGGACCGGCAGCCGCCGGCCGACGGGGTGCCGTGGGTCGAGTGCGACCTGGGGAACACCCGCGCCGCCGAGGAGGCCACCCGGCGCGTCGCCGAGCAGGCCGGCGGGCTGACCGGCCTGGTCACCGCCGCCGGGATGGACGTGCCCGGCAAGCTCGCCGACATCGACGGCGCGACCTGGGACCGGATCGTCGGCATCAACCTGCTCGGCACCGCCGCCGTCGTCCGGGCGGCCCTGCCGCACCTGGAGCGCGCGCACGGCACGGTGGTGACGGTGGCCTCGACGCTCGGGATCAAGGCGGTCAGCGACGCGACCGCGTACTGCGCGGCGAAGTTCGGGGTGGTCGGCTTCACCCGGGCGCTCGCCGCCGAGTTGGCCGGCCGGGTCGGGGTGACCCTGCTGATCCCGGGCGGCATGCGGACGGCCTTCTTCGACGACCGGGACGAGCAGTACAAGCCGGGTCCGGACGCTATCCTCAACGACCCGGCCGACACCGCCGCGGCGGTCATGTTCGCCCTCTCCCAGCCGCCCGGCTGCGCGGTACGCGAGCTGGTGGTCTGCGCCGAACAGGAGTCGTCGTACCCGTGA
- a CDS encoding glycosyltransferase family 9 protein: protein MILVLRALGVGDLATGVPALRALRAAYPDEELALVAPRWLAPLVDLVGGVDRLVAADGLGHLAWPGPPPELAVNLHGRGPQSHRMLAGVRPGRLLAFANAEAGHRDGPDWRAEEHEIDRWCRMLAWYGIPADRTDLALRRPEPGRTPTGVSIVHPGAKAAQRRWPPARFAEVARALIDRGHRVVLTGTAGERSIAEQVRALAGLPAGAVLAGETGLRELAALVAHARLVVSGDTGIGHLATAYATPSVLLFGPVPPAQWGPPPDRPWHQALWVGQRQPVDAAGVHPALAALDVPAVLAAVARVERGTPLATRR from the coding sequence GTGATCCTGGTGTTACGGGCGCTCGGCGTCGGCGACCTCGCGACCGGGGTGCCGGCGCTGCGCGCGCTGCGGGCCGCGTACCCGGACGAGGAGCTGGCGCTGGTCGCGCCGCGCTGGCTGGCCCCGCTGGTCGACCTGGTCGGCGGGGTCGACCGGCTGGTCGCGGCGGACGGGCTGGGCCACCTGGCGTGGCCCGGCCCGCCGCCGGAGCTGGCGGTCAACCTGCACGGTCGCGGCCCGCAGTCGCACCGGATGCTCGCCGGGGTGCGGCCGGGCCGGCTGCTCGCCTTCGCCAACGCCGAGGCCGGCCACCGCGACGGCCCGGACTGGCGGGCCGAGGAGCACGAGATCGACCGCTGGTGCCGGATGCTGGCCTGGTACGGCATCCCCGCCGACCGCACCGACCTCGCCCTGCGCCGCCCGGAACCGGGGCGGACGCCGACCGGGGTGAGCATCGTCCACCCGGGAGCGAAGGCGGCGCAGCGGCGCTGGCCGCCGGCGCGGTTCGCCGAGGTGGCCCGGGCGCTCATCGATCGGGGGCACCGGGTGGTGCTCACCGGCACCGCCGGCGAGCGGAGCATCGCCGAGCAGGTGCGCGCCCTGGCCGGGCTGCCGGCCGGCGCGGTGCTCGCCGGGGAGACCGGTCTCCGGGAGCTGGCGGCGCTGGTCGCCCACGCCCGCCTGGTGGTCAGCGGCGACACCGGCATCGGTCACCTGGCCACCGCCTACGCCACCCCGTCGGTGCTGCTCTTCGGCCCGGTGCCGCCCGCGCAGTGGGGTCCCCCGCCGGACCGGCCCTGGCACCAGGCGCTCTGGGTGGGGCAGCGGCAACCGGTCGACGCCGCCGGCGTGCACCCGGCGCTGGCCGCGCTGGACGTGCCGGCGGTGCTGGCCGCCGTGGCGCGGGTGGAGCGCGGCACACCCCTTGCTACCCGCCGGTAG
- a CDS encoding alpha/beta hydrolase family protein codes for MSGDIEYSQEFVDVDGARIGVQVYPEPDGPAGAPVVVLWPAMGVRARYYRPFAAVLRDAGLAVVVADLRGTGASTPAPSRACRYGYAELAGDVGAVLDALKPRLDGRTRLLLGHSLGGQAALLHLALHGADAVDGLALLAVGVPYWRSYPGARRYGVLPYTQGIAATAAALGVWPGWGFGGRQARGVIRDWAYTARTGRFPVLDGVDAEAAVGRIGTPVLAVSVDDDQYTPHGTLDHLCAKLTAAPVTRDHYPTAEAGAPLDHFTWVRAGRPLAARVAAFAAGLPRR; via the coding sequence GTGAGCGGGGACATCGAGTACAGCCAGGAGTTCGTCGACGTCGACGGCGCGCGCATCGGCGTGCAGGTCTACCCCGAACCGGACGGGCCGGCCGGCGCGCCGGTGGTGGTGCTCTGGCCGGCGATGGGCGTCCGGGCCCGCTACTACCGCCCGTTCGCCGCCGTGCTCCGCGACGCCGGCCTGGCCGTGGTCGTGGCCGACCTGCGCGGCACCGGCGCCAGCACTCCCGCACCGAGCCGCGCCTGCCGCTACGGCTACGCCGAGCTGGCCGGTGACGTCGGCGCGGTGCTCGACGCGCTCAAGCCCCGGCTGGACGGGCGTACCCGGCTGCTGCTCGGGCACTCCCTCGGCGGGCAGGCGGCCCTGCTGCACCTCGCCCTGCACGGCGCGGACGCGGTCGACGGGCTCGCCCTGCTCGCCGTCGGCGTGCCGTACTGGCGCAGCTACCCCGGCGCCCGGCGGTACGGGGTGCTGCCGTACACCCAGGGCATCGCGGCGACCGCGGCGGCGCTCGGCGTCTGGCCGGGCTGGGGCTTCGGCGGGCGGCAGGCGCGCGGGGTGATCCGGGACTGGGCGTACACCGCCCGGACCGGGCGTTTCCCGGTGCTGGACGGGGTGGACGCCGAGGCGGCGGTGGGCCGGATCGGCACGCCGGTGCTGGCGGTGAGCGTCGACGACGACCAGTACACCCCGCACGGCACCCTGGACCACCTCTGCGCCAAGCTGACCGCCGCGCCGGTCACCCGGGACCACTACCCGACCGCCGAGGCCGGCGCCCCGCTGGACCACTTCACCTGGGTCCGCGCCGGGCGGCCGCTGGCCGCCCGGGTGGCGGCCTTCGCGGCGGGCCTGCCCCGCCGCTGA